Proteins encoded by one window of Paraburkholderia terrae:
- a CDS encoding HlyD family efflux transporter periplasmic adaptor subunit, with product MSEINTPERETTQAPDAKPDAKSTAAPAQAVKANEPNTRKRKLLLSLLGAAVVVSAAAYGAYYMTYARYHETTDDAYVSGNLVQLTPQVTGTVIAVNADDTQIVKAGDPVVTLDNADAKIALGNAEAALGQTVRQVSSLYVNNDFYAANVAQKQSDLARAQDDLRRRQAVAGTGAVSAEDIAHARDAVNAAQAALDAARQQAEANRALTDHTTIAQHPNVQAAASKVRDAYLSYARNTLPAPVTGYVAKRSVQVGQRVSPGTPLMAVVPLDGVWVDANYKESQLRNMRIGQPVTLTADVYGGKVEYHGRVVGFSAGTGSAFATLPAQNATGNWIKVVQRLPARIQLDQKELEAHPLRIGLSMDVDVDTRDNAGPQLGAAMNTTYRTDVFAQYGAQADAEIERIIAQNMVSPRDGSRPLAKREAGDKSATAQRAG from the coding sequence ATGAGCGAAATCAACACCCCGGAGCGCGAAACGACGCAAGCGCCGGATGCGAAGCCCGATGCGAAGTCCACTGCGGCACCGGCGCAAGCTGTCAAAGCGAACGAACCCAACACGCGCAAGCGCAAGTTGCTGCTCTCGTTGCTGGGCGCGGCCGTCGTCGTGTCGGCTGCGGCTTACGGCGCGTACTACATGACCTATGCGCGCTACCACGAGACCACCGACGACGCGTACGTCAGCGGCAATCTCGTGCAACTGACGCCGCAAGTGACGGGCACCGTGATCGCCGTGAACGCCGACGACACGCAAATCGTGAAGGCAGGCGACCCGGTCGTGACGCTCGACAACGCCGACGCGAAGATCGCGCTCGGCAACGCGGAAGCGGCGCTCGGACAGACGGTGCGCCAGGTGAGCAGCCTGTACGTGAACAACGACTTCTACGCGGCAAACGTTGCGCAGAAGCAATCGGACCTGGCGCGCGCGCAGGACGATCTGCGCCGCCGCCAGGCGGTCGCGGGCACAGGTGCGGTCTCCGCCGAAGACATCGCGCATGCACGCGACGCCGTGAACGCCGCGCAAGCCGCGCTCGACGCCGCGCGTCAGCAGGCGGAAGCGAACCGCGCATTGACCGACCACACGACGATCGCCCAGCACCCGAACGTGCAGGCCGCTGCATCGAAGGTGCGCGACGCGTACCTTTCGTATGCACGCAACACGCTGCCCGCGCCGGTCACCGGCTATGTCGCGAAGCGTTCGGTGCAGGTCGGCCAGCGCGTGTCGCCGGGTACGCCGTTGATGGCCGTCGTGCCGCTCGACGGCGTGTGGGTCGACGCGAACTACAAGGAAAGCCAGTTGCGCAACATGCGTATCGGCCAGCCTGTCACGCTGACGGCCGACGTGTACGGCGGCAAGGTCGAGTATCACGGCCGCGTGGTCGGCTTTTCGGCGGGCACGGGCAGTGCGTTCGCGACGCTGCCCGCGCAGAACGCAACGGGCAACTGGATCAAGGTCGTGCAGCGCCTGCCCGCGCGCATTCAGCTCGACCAGAAGGAGCTGGAAGCGCATCCGCTGCGTATCGGCCTGTCGATGGACGTCGATGTCGACACGCGCGATAACGCGGGTCCGCAACTCGGCGCCGCGATGAACACGACGTATCGCACGGATGTGTTCGCGCAATACGGCGCGCAGGCCGATGCCGAGATCGAGAGGATCATCGCGCAGAACATGGTGTCGCCGCGTGACGGGTCGCGGCCGCTCGCGAAGCGCGAAGCAGGCGACAAGAGCGCCACGGCGCAGCGCGCGGGCTAA
- a CDS encoding tetratricopeptide repeat protein, which produces MKPLDTPLASLLWAVRFLCRHVLYLGIVVPLILVAAFYLGPRIVALCGVWFDPLTLVQPIEVSDDFRRQGYTDQTLQHLLVDTLSDVRKEAESVTPANDTENVLAEFKLPDFTVPGTGLSVRPLIEFARTLLKRDSSVYGSVVGSPSSFAVILTLRDPDGRTVALGNDVPPDTGVKPNVTNESLAMRHALRQAATTILQHQSPLLHASYLTQMEQKRCLQGNAPCQFDDVRERFAQIAAGSGRDASGASREEAAWAMLALSKLDTYARDYEGSIRHARSIVDMSEELHSWKRVRPWAYYNWGVALMDMGCYQQAADVLRRAVELHKDYAPAHNALGRAWLALAQRPTLAGAASQEHGDYRAAAVRELRLAIEKNPGYQEAYVNLGDALRLPSMKTGLVPAATLDEARDAYRTAVALNIDDGGRAYERLTTLRDSAFVKVAARITRSRAQCATGMARSLLESWGCSDAQIEAGASKDARDMQPAAMHATASNQTCSKPELTLPAKGTTGNMNKANDMIEVKNTNETPKPRDADPSHRAIAQQQRG; this is translated from the coding sequence ATGAAGCCCCTCGACACCCCGCTCGCCTCGTTACTCTGGGCTGTCCGGTTCCTGTGCCGTCACGTGTTGTATCTCGGCATCGTCGTGCCGCTGATCCTCGTCGCCGCGTTTTATCTGGGGCCGCGCATCGTCGCGCTGTGCGGCGTGTGGTTCGATCCGCTGACGCTCGTCCAGCCGATCGAGGTCTCCGACGATTTCAGGCGACAGGGCTACACCGATCAGACCTTGCAGCACCTGCTCGTCGATACGCTCAGCGACGTGCGCAAGGAAGCCGAATCCGTCACGCCCGCCAACGACACCGAAAACGTGCTCGCCGAGTTCAAGCTGCCCGACTTCACGGTTCCCGGAACAGGGCTGTCGGTTCGTCCGCTGATCGAATTTGCGCGTACGCTGCTCAAGCGCGATTCGTCCGTATATGGCAGCGTCGTCGGCTCGCCGTCGTCGTTTGCGGTGATTCTGACGCTGCGCGACCCCGATGGCCGCACCGTCGCGCTCGGCAACGACGTGCCGCCCGACACGGGCGTGAAGCCCAACGTGACCAACGAATCGCTGGCCATGCGGCATGCGCTGCGTCAGGCCGCCACGACGATCCTCCAGCATCAGAGCCCGCTGCTGCACGCGTCGTATCTGACGCAGATGGAGCAGAAGCGCTGCCTGCAAGGCAATGCGCCATGCCAGTTCGACGACGTGCGCGAGCGCTTCGCGCAGATCGCGGCGGGCTCGGGCCGGGACGCGTCAGGCGCGTCGAGGGAAGAGGCGGCGTGGGCCATGCTCGCGCTGTCGAAGCTCGACACCTACGCGCGCGACTACGAAGGCTCGATCCGTCACGCGCGCAGCATCGTCGACATGAGCGAAGAACTGCATTCGTGGAAGCGCGTGCGTCCGTGGGCGTACTACAACTGGGGCGTCGCGCTGATGGACATGGGTTGCTACCAGCAGGCCGCCGACGTGCTCAGGCGCGCGGTCGAACTGCACAAGGACTATGCGCCCGCTCACAACGCGCTGGGCCGCGCATGGCTCGCGCTCGCGCAAAGGCCGACGCTCGCGGGCGCTGCGTCGCAAGAACATGGCGACTATCGCGCGGCGGCCGTACGCGAACTGAGGCTCGCGATCGAGAAGAATCCCGGCTACCAGGAAGCGTATGTGAATCTCGGCGATGCGCTGCGGCTGCCATCGATGAAAACGGGCCTCGTGCCAGCGGCAACGCTCGACGAAGCGCGCGACGCGTACCGGACCGCCGTTGCGCTGAACATCGACGATGGGGGCCGGGCGTATGAGCGGCTTACGACGCTGCGCGACAGCGCGTTTGTGAAGGTCGCGGCGCGCATCACGCGCAGCCGTGCGCAGTGCGCGACGGGCATGGCCCGCTCGCTGCTCGAATCGTGGGGATGCAGCGACGCGCAGATCGAAGCAGGCGCGAGCAAGGACGCACGCGACATGCAGCCTGCCGCGATGCATGCCACGGCGAGTAATCAAACGTGCAGCAAGCCCGAACTGACGCTGCCCGCCAAAGGCACGACCGGCAACATGAATAAAGCCAATGACATGATCGAAGTGAAGAACACCAACGAGACGCCGAAGCCGCGCGATGCCGATCCGAGTCACCGCGCCATCGCACAGCAGCAACGCGGTTGA
- a CDS encoding DHA2 family efflux MFS transporter permease subunit, whose amino-acid sequence MNPSTQTAPAPFTGGKLVLATLAVALATFMNVLDSSIANVAIPTISGNLGVSVDEGTWVITLFSAANAIAIPLTGWLTQRVGQIKLFVISILLFVFSSWLCGIAPNLVVLLAARILQGLVAGPLTPLSQAILLASYPKEKSSTALSLWAMTATVGPIAGPALGGWITDSYSWSWIFYINIPVGMFAAGVTWMLYRDRESLTRKLPIDKVGLLSLIVWVASLQIMLDKGKDLDWFNSPVICTLTAIAAVSFIFFLIWEFTEKNPIVDLRLFAGQNFRGGTIAISVAYGVFFANLVLLPQWIQGYLGYRSVDAGLVTAPLGIFAVLLAPVMAKVMPKSDARVLATLAFLGFAGVFIMRSHYTTGVDPYTLIVPTLLQGIPMALFFTPLTAIILSGLPAEKIPAAAGLSNFVRIFAGGVGTSLISTGWNNRTILHHAQLAEQSSVNNPDYTNALASIHATLGGSMDQARAFFEQSLNAQAAMLGLNDIFWLSAMIFIVIIPLIWLTKPRKGGGGGAAAAGAH is encoded by the coding sequence ATGAATCCTTCGACGCAAACCGCACCGGCCCCGTTCACAGGCGGCAAGCTGGTCCTCGCGACACTTGCCGTCGCGCTCGCGACGTTCATGAACGTGCTGGATTCGTCCATCGCGAACGTTGCGATTCCCACCATCTCCGGCAATCTCGGCGTCTCCGTCGATGAAGGCACCTGGGTGATCACGCTGTTCTCGGCGGCCAATGCCATCGCCATTCCGCTGACGGGCTGGCTCACGCAGCGCGTCGGCCAGATCAAGCTGTTCGTGATCTCGATCCTGCTTTTCGTGTTCTCGTCGTGGCTGTGCGGCATCGCGCCGAACCTGGTGGTGCTGCTGGCCGCGCGTATCTTGCAGGGCCTCGTGGCGGGACCGTTGACGCCGCTTTCGCAGGCCATTCTGCTCGCTTCGTATCCGAAGGAGAAAAGCTCGACGGCATTGTCGCTGTGGGCGATGACGGCGACCGTCGGTCCGATTGCGGGCCCCGCGCTCGGCGGCTGGATCACCGACAGCTACAGCTGGTCATGGATCTTCTATATCAACATTCCCGTCGGCATGTTCGCTGCGGGCGTGACCTGGATGCTCTACCGCGACCGCGAATCGCTGACGCGCAAGTTGCCCATCGACAAGGTCGGCCTGTTGTCGCTGATCGTCTGGGTTGCATCGCTGCAGATCATGCTCGACAAGGGCAAGGATCTCGACTGGTTCAACTCGCCCGTGATCTGCACGCTCACGGCTATCGCTGCCGTCAGCTTTATCTTTTTCCTGATCTGGGAGTTCACGGAAAAGAACCCGATCGTCGATCTGCGGCTCTTCGCGGGGCAGAATTTCCGTGGCGGGACGATTGCGATTTCGGTGGCGTATGGCGTGTTCTTCGCGAACCTCGTGCTGTTGCCGCAGTGGATTCAGGGCTATCTCGGCTATCGTTCGGTGGACGCGGGTCTGGTGACCGCGCCGCTTGGCATCTTCGCCGTGCTGCTCGCGCCCGTGATGGCGAAGGTCATGCCAAAGTCCGATGCACGGGTGCTCGCGACGTTGGCCTTCCTCGGCTTTGCAGGCGTGTTCATCATGCGCTCGCATTACACGACGGGCGTCGATCCCTACACCCTGATCGTGCCGACGCTGCTGCAAGGCATTCCCATGGCGCTCTTTTTTACGCCGCTGACCGCGATCATCCTGTCGGGCCTGCCTGCCGAGAAGATCCCCGCCGCAGCGGGCCTGTCGAACTTCGTGCGGATTTTTGCGGGCGGCGTGGGCACGTCGTTGATCTCGACGGGCTGGAACAACCGGACGATCCTGCATCACGCGCAACTCGCGGAACAGTCGAGCGTGAACAACCCCGATTACACGAACGCGCTCGCCAGCATTCACGCGACGCTCGGCGGCAGCATGGATCAGGCCAGAGCGTTTTTCGAGCAATCGCTCAATGCGCAGGCTGCGATGCTCGGCTTGAACGACATCTTCTGGTTGTCGGCGATGATCTTCATCGTGATCATTCCGCTGATCTGGCTGACGAAGCCGCGCAAGGGCGGCGGCGGCGGCGCAGCGGCAGCGGGCGCGCACTGA